In the genome of Acetobacter oryzifermentans, one region contains:
- a CDS encoding heparinase II/III family protein, with protein MPLRRWTRGARLAYAMRNPLGGFARVPAAPAVALRDLWSGNAAGGERLVRNQTLFEGTQRPLIDGEWDNSQWPEAYRRWLQGFTWLQDLRELGAESARIKARTLVAQWMEQTPAERPISDPSITGARLAAWLGCYEFFAASADDSFRQQLMASLIMEARSIMALMPEETTGWRALTALKGLLAVAVSLPDYPEFLTRYLRLIDATISQQILPDGGHITRCPEDLLQCVRELAEMLYILQVARVPLPTSVLDAANRSAPALRAMRHGDGGLALFNGSSEQNPQFIEHVLNRASRTRVVAAGLPESGFARLNNGRALLIADAATVAPAGYDSSAHAGMLSFEFSSGRQRLIVNCGSSIQRGWAEALRYPAAHSVLELADLTPMRFDANGGISQKPQVTRQMSVQDGVHCLSMTHDGYKPQGGGLYSRKIYLDKDGTVLQGIEKLEDVSIPVPLCIRFHLHPDVSIEQEEDGYLLHTPEETWFFWSDADIEIEESVYLGQGQHQPTRQFVLTPAVAEQTAEEAHDPLDTHPAEEAALPAEAISPMDHTPEVPEVGTGLLAEPSGPDANGLENTLLPPPPVPQAPSKPPIRWSLSLKNA; from the coding sequence ATGCCCCTGCGTCGCTGGACCCGCGGAGCCCGCCTTGCCTACGCCATGCGCAACCCGTTGGGAGGGTTTGCCCGCGTACCGGCAGCCCCTGCCGTTGCTTTACGGGATCTGTGGTCTGGAAACGCTGCTGGGGGTGAACGGCTTGTTCGCAACCAGACACTTTTTGAAGGCACCCAACGCCCTCTGATTGATGGGGAATGGGATAACTCCCAATGGCCAGAAGCCTATCGCCGCTGGTTGCAAGGCTTTACGTGGTTGCAGGATCTGCGCGAGCTGGGGGCTGAATCTGCCCGCATCAAGGCCCGCACATTGGTTGCCCAATGGATGGAGCAAACCCCGGCGGAGCGTCCTATTTCAGACCCATCCATAACTGGTGCCCGCTTGGCGGCTTGGCTTGGGTGTTACGAATTTTTTGCGGCCTCGGCAGATGATTCCTTCCGCCAGCAGCTTATGGCGTCGCTGATTATGGAAGCACGCTCCATAATGGCGCTGATGCCGGAGGAAACCACAGGCTGGCGTGCTCTTACGGCCCTTAAAGGGCTGTTGGCTGTTGCGGTTTCCCTACCTGATTATCCAGAATTTCTTACACGCTATCTGCGCTTGATTGACGCCACCATCAGCCAGCAGATTTTGCCCGATGGCGGCCACATTACCCGCTGCCCGGAAGACCTGTTGCAGTGCGTGCGCGAACTGGCAGAAATGCTATATATTTTACAGGTTGCCCGCGTACCCTTACCCACCAGCGTACTGGATGCCGCCAACCGCAGCGCCCCAGCCTTGCGGGCCATGCGGCATGGTGATGGCGGGTTGGCCCTCTTTAATGGCAGCAGTGAACAAAACCCGCAATTTATTGAACACGTGCTCAACCGCGCATCCCGCACGCGTGTTGTGGCGGCTGGCCTGCCAGAATCTGGCTTTGCCCGCCTGAACAATGGGCGTGCCTTGCTGATTGCTGATGCCGCCACGGTTGCCCCTGCGGGCTATGATAGCAGCGCGCATGCGGGCATGTTGTCCTTTGAATTTTCATCCGGCAGGCAACGGTTAATTGTCAATTGCGGCAGCAGCATCCAACGTGGTTGGGCAGAAGCCTTGCGCTACCCGGCTGCACATTCTGTTCTGGAACTGGCAGACCTTACCCCCATGCGGTTTGATGCCAATGGCGGTATCTCGCAAAAACCACAGGTCACACGCCAAATGTCTGTGCAAGACGGTGTGCATTGCCTGAGCATGACGCATGATGGCTACAAGCCCCAAGGCGGTGGCCTGTATTCTCGCAAGATTTATCTGGATAAAGACGGCACGGTTCTACAGGGCATAGAAAAGCTGGAAGATGTCAGCATTCCGGTGCCGCTTTGCATCCGCTTCCACTTGCACCCTGATGTAAGCATTGAGCAGGAAGAAGATGGCTACTTGCTACACACGCCGGAAGAAACATGGTTCTTCTGGTCTGACGCTGATATTGAAATAGAAGAAAGCGTTTATCTGGGGCAAGGACAGCACCAGCCTACACGGCAATTTGTGCTCACCCCGGCTGTAGCAGAACAGACTGCGGAAGAAGCACACGATCCTTTGGATACGCACCCCGCAGAAGAAGCTGCTTTACCTGCGGAAGCTATTTCCCCCATGGATCACACTCCAGAAGTACCAGAGGTGGGAACCGGTTTACTGGCAGAACCTTCGGGCCCCGATGCCAATGGCTTGGAAAACACGCTGCTACCACCGCCCCCGGTGCCGCAGGCTCCAAGCAAGCCACCTATCCGTTGGTCGCTCTCCCTCAAAAACGCGTAA
- the rpe gene encoding ribulose-phosphate 3-epimerase, with translation MRPVSYPLIAPSVLAADFTRLGEEVSALKQAGADWVHLDVMDGHFVPNISFGPGVVKALRPCSDLPFDVHLMIAPVDPYLEAFAQAGADQILIHIEAGPHTHRSLQRIRDLGAKPGIVLCPATPPEAIGEVLDLVDIVLVMTVNPGFGGQKFLSSQLPKIRRIREMITQSGRDIRLAVDGGIDASTAPLAIDAGADVLIAGSAVYGKKDYAAAIAALRTHVAKPK, from the coding sequence ATGCGCCCTGTATCTTACCCCCTTATCGCTCCAAGTGTTCTCGCTGCCGATTTTACCCGGTTGGGAGAAGAAGTTTCAGCACTCAAGCAAGCTGGGGCGGATTGGGTGCATCTGGATGTCATGGATGGGCATTTTGTGCCCAACATTTCGTTCGGGCCAGGTGTGGTCAAGGCGCTCCGCCCCTGTTCCGACCTGCCATTTGATGTGCATCTGATGATTGCACCGGTAGATCCGTATCTGGAAGCCTTTGCACAAGCCGGGGCAGACCAGATTCTGATCCATATTGAAGCCGGGCCACATACTCACCGCTCCTTACAGCGTATTCGGGATCTAGGAGCCAAGCCGGGCATTGTGCTGTGCCCTGCAACACCGCCAGAAGCCATTGGTGAAGTGCTGGATCTGGTGGATATTGTTCTGGTTATGACTGTTAACCCCGGCTTTGGTGGGCAAAAGTTCCTGTCCAGCCAGCTTCCCAAAATTCGGCGTATTCGGGAAATGATCACCCAAAGCGGGCGTGATATCCGGCTGGCGGTAGATGGCGGCATAGATGCCTCAACCGCTCCTCTGGCCATAGATGCTGGCGCAGATGTGCTTATTGCTGGCAGCGCCGTATATGGAAAAAAAGATTATGCAGCCGCCATTGCTGCATTGCGCACACATGTTGCCAAGCCAAAATAA
- a CDS encoding RsmB/NOP family class I SAM-dependent RNA methyltransferase, with translation MNTPARAPRSPKRGKGRPAPPQSDPTRDIAFDILCGVVEHRRMLENSLSRSAEAHKAEPRDRAAAHRLAAATLRHLGTLRTVLEPFLRKEPPEPVRVALMIGCAQLLFLETPPHAAVGTTVSLLRRRKLAPFAGLANAVLRKVAAEGQNVLEGLDQARLNIPAWLWSSWSVLGRGVPRAIAEGISHEAPLDITMRPGATAPEGGIVLPNGSVRYPAGTRVAELAGYEEGAFWVQDAAATFPARLLNAQAGEKVADLCAAPGGKTAQLAATGAHVSAIENNPNRMARLKENLARLGFTNVTTLQADAGTWQPDAPLDAILLDAPCSATGTARRHPDVLWVKRPRDLTTLTAGQDRLLEAAKNMLRPGGRLVYAVCSLQQEEGPDRARAAEAMGLAPDPFTPEELAFLPEARTPEGWLRTHPGMWADKGSMDGFFAARFTRA, from the coding sequence ATGAACACACCTGCACGCGCCCCCCGTTCTCCAAAGCGTGGAAAAGGCCGCCCTGCCCCTCCGCAGTCTGATCCTACGCGCGATATCGCTTTTGATATTCTGTGCGGCGTGGTGGAACACCGGCGTATGCTGGAAAACAGCCTGTCTCGCTCTGCCGAAGCACATAAGGCCGAACCACGAGACAGAGCCGCAGCGCACCGCTTGGCCGCAGCCACATTGCGCCATCTGGGCACACTGCGCACTGTGCTAGAACCGTTTTTACGCAAAGAACCACCCGAACCCGTACGCGTGGCGCTTATGATTGGCTGCGCGCAACTTCTATTTTTAGAAACACCTCCTCATGCTGCCGTTGGCACCACCGTTTCCCTCCTACGTCGGCGTAAGCTGGCCCCATTTGCCGGGTTGGCCAACGCCGTGCTGCGCAAGGTGGCGGCAGAAGGGCAAAACGTGTTGGAAGGTCTGGATCAGGCGCGGCTAAACATTCCTGCATGGCTATGGAGTTCATGGAGCGTGCTGGGCCGTGGTGTGCCCCGCGCGATAGCTGAAGGCATCAGCCACGAAGCCCCGCTGGATATTACCATGCGCCCCGGTGCCACAGCACCGGAAGGCGGTATTGTGCTACCCAATGGGTCTGTACGTTATCCGGCAGGCACCCGCGTTGCTGAACTAGCCGGGTATGAGGAAGGTGCTTTTTGGGTGCAGGATGCGGCAGCTACATTCCCTGCACGTTTGCTTAATGCGCAAGCAGGCGAAAAAGTGGCAGACCTGTGCGCAGCACCGGGCGGCAAAACTGCGCAGCTTGCTGCAACCGGCGCGCATGTCTCTGCCATTGAGAACAACCCCAACCGCATGGCTCGGCTAAAGGAAAATCTGGCACGCCTGGGCTTTACCAACGTTACCACCCTGCAAGCAGATGCTGGCACATGGCAGCCCGATGCCCCCCTTGATGCCATTTTGCTGGATGCCCCCTGCTCTGCCACGGGTACAGCACGCCGCCATCCAGATGTTTTGTGGGTGAAACGCCCGCGTGATCTCACAACGCTAACGGCTGGGCAGGATCGTTTGCTAGAAGCTGCCAAAAACATGCTGCGCCCCGGTGGCCGCCTGGTGTACGCCGTGTGCTCCTTGCAGCAGGAAGAAGGGCCAGACCGTGCCCGTGCAGCAGAAGCCATGGGGCTGGCGCCAGACCCGTTTACACCTGAAGAACTCGCCTTTCTACCAGAAGCCAGAACACCTGAGGGATGGCTGCGCACTCATCCCGGAATGTGGGCAGATAAAGGCAGCATGGATGGATTTTTTGCCGCCCGCTTTACCCGCGCATAA
- the purN gene encoding phosphoribosylglycinamide formyltransferase, translating to MSVEKTPIAILISGRGSNATALIRACEDPSFPARICLVLSNNPDAPGLEMAKKAGLRTLAINHRDFGKDREAHERAVHAALTAAGAQAICLAGYMRLLTPFLTSAWAGRMLNIHPSLLPVFPGLHTHERALQAGVRVHGCTVHLVTEGMDEGPILGQAAVPVLPDDTADTLGARVLRQEHHLYPQVLRHFLLQRPASAPAECALLVG from the coding sequence ATGAGCGTTGAAAAAACACCCATTGCCATTTTGATCAGTGGCCGGGGCAGCAATGCCACGGCCTTGATCCGTGCGTGTGAAGATCCTTCCTTTCCTGCCCGCATCTGCCTTGTTTTAAGCAACAACCCGGATGCACCGGGGCTGGAAATGGCAAAAAAAGCAGGCCTACGCACGCTGGCCATCAACCATCGTGATTTTGGTAAAGACCGTGAAGCGCATGAACGCGCCGTGCATGCTGCTTTAACGGCAGCAGGCGCTCAGGCCATCTGCCTTGCTGGCTATATGCGCTTGCTGACTCCGTTTTTAACCAGCGCATGGGCTGGCCGTATGCTGAACATCCACCCCAGCCTGCTGCCTGTATTCCCCGGCCTGCACACGCATGAACGTGCGCTGCAAGCAGGTGTGCGTGTGCATGGGTGCACCGTGCATCTGGTAACAGAAGGCATGGATGAAGGGCCTATTTTAGGCCAAGCTGCTGTGCCTGTTCTGCCGGATGATACCGCAGATACCCTTGGGGCTCGCGTTTTGCGGCAGGAACACCATCTTTACCCGCAAGTGCTCCGCCACTTTCTGCTTCAACGCCCTGCTTCTGCTCCGGCAGAGTGCGCCCTGCTTGTTGGCTAA
- the purM gene encoding phosphoribosylformylglycinamidine cyclo-ligase, which produces MTSSPSTPSSGLTYRDSGVDIEAGEALVDAIRPAAKATDRPGTMGGLGGFGALFDLKAAGFKDPVLVSCTDGVGTKLTLAIDNDLHETVGIDLVAMCVNDLIVQGAEPLFFLDYFATGRLSVNSAAKVVRGIATGCEQSGCALVGGETAEMPGMYADGHYDLAGFSVGAAERGALLPAGIAEGDALIALPSSGVHSNGFSLVRRIVADAHLAWTDPAAFAPGKNLGEAFLEPTRLYVRPVLALHKAGLLHGAAHITGGGLPGNLPRVLPNGLDAVIDQEWPVAPVFKWLARIGNVDTEEMLRVFNCGIGMILITPEPDAVLARLHDMGEPAVRIGHIAKAASPTAKPDLKMQAIPDFRAA; this is translated from the coding sequence ATGACGTCTTCACCTAGCACCCCTTCCTCCGGCCTCACTTACCGTGATTCCGGCGTGGACATTGAAGCAGGCGAAGCCCTTGTTGACGCCATTCGCCCGGCGGCCAAAGCCACAGACCGCCCCGGCACAATGGGGGGCCTTGGCGGATTTGGCGCACTGTTTGATCTAAAGGCCGCAGGCTTTAAAGACCCCGTGCTTGTATCCTGCACAGATGGCGTAGGCACCAAGCTGACACTGGCTATTGATAATGACCTGCACGAAACCGTGGGGATTGATCTGGTAGCCATGTGCGTGAACGATCTGATTGTGCAGGGTGCGGAACCCCTGTTCTTTCTGGATTACTTCGCCACGGGCCGCCTGTCTGTTAACAGTGCGGCCAAGGTTGTGCGCGGCATTGCCACCGGGTGTGAACAGTCTGGCTGCGCGCTTGTAGGCGGTGAAACAGCAGAAATGCCCGGTATGTATGCCGATGGACATTATGATCTGGCTGGTTTTTCCGTTGGTGCGGCAGAACGCGGCGCGCTCCTGCCCGCTGGCATAGCAGAAGGTGATGCCCTTATTGCGCTGCCTTCTTCTGGCGTGCACTCCAACGGCTTTTCTTTAGTGCGGCGCATTGTGGCAGATGCCCATCTGGCATGGACAGACCCGGCAGCCTTTGCACCGGGTAAAAATCTGGGTGAAGCCTTTTTAGAACCCACACGCCTATATGTGCGCCCGGTTCTGGCGCTGCATAAAGCTGGCCTGCTGCATGGCGCTGCCCACATTACCGGCGGCGGCCTGCCCGGCAATCTGCCCCGCGTGCTGCCAAATGGCTTGGATGCGGTGATTGATCAGGAATGGCCCGTAGCACCTGTGTTCAAATGGCTGGCCCGCATCGGCAATGTGGATACAGAGGAAATGCTGCGCGTGTTCAACTGCGGTATCGGCATGATCCTGATTACGCCAGAACCCGATGCTGTTCTGGCCCGCCTGCATGATATGGGTGAACCGGCTGTGCGTATTGGGCATATTGCCAAAGCAGCTTCCCCTACTGCCAAGCCTGATCTGAAAATGCAGGCCATTCCGGATTTTCGCGCAGCATGA